The genomic stretch GTTACGGTAAATCGGCCTTCCTGGGTGCGGTCGTCACGATTTTCGCCGTCATTGGCATCATGCCCTACATCGCCCTGCAGCTTAAGGCCGTCGCCTACACCTTTGATCTGCTCTCCGCCCCGCCGGAAGCCATTGGGCACGGTCTCAGCGATCTCATACCCGCCCTGCCCCCTTACATTGACACCGCTTTTATCGTCGCGTTGGTGTTGACCCTCTTTGGTATCCTGTTCGGCGCCAGACACCTCGACGCATCTGAGCGCCATGAAGGCCTGGTGGCGGCCATCGCACTCGAATCACTTGTAAAAATCGTTGCTTTTGTGTCCGTCGGTATTTTTGTCACCTACGGGCTCTTTGATGGTTTTTCCGACATCTTTGCAAAATTTCTGGAAACTTTTCCTGAACGCAAAGACCTTATCCTGCTCGGAACGGCTTCCATACCCTACCCCATGTGGTTTTCTCTGACCTTTATTTCCATGATGGCCGTGATGTTTCTGCCCCGTCAATTTCATATCATGGTCATAGAGAACTCCGACGAAAAACACATCAGGGATGCCATGTGGCGTTTTCCGGCCTACATGTTCCTGATGAATCTCTTCGTCATCCCTATCGCCCTGGGTGGATTGCTTCTTACCGGCGGGGAAGCCGCCGGCGCCGACTACTTTGTCGTCAGCCTGCCTCTGGTCACCGGACACCCCTGGCTGGCCATGCTGGTCTTTATCGGGGGATTTTCCGCTTCCGCCGGCATGGTCATGGTGGAGTCCGTCGCCCTCTCCACTATGGTACACAACTATCTGGTCATGCCGGTCATCAACCGTCTCAACTTCGGCGCACGGGATCTATCCCGCCTGCTGATCAACATCAAACGACTCGGCATTTTTGCCGTCATCTTTCTCGGCTATCTCTATTACCGACTGGCCGGCGAATACAGCGCCCTGGTCAATATCGGCCTAATTTCTTTCATGGCCGCTACCCAGTTTGCTCCGGCCATCCTGGGCGGGCTTTTCTGGAAAAGAGCGACCCGCAAAGGGGCTACAGCCGGTCTTATTTTTGGCTTTGCTCTCTGGTTCTACACGCTGCTTCTTCCTGCCTTTGTCCAGGCTGGTTGGCTGGAAAACCACATTCTCACCGATGGCCTGTTTGGACTTTCCTTGCTCAGGCCTCAAGAGCTTTTCGGCCTGTCCGGCTTCGACAAATGGACACATGCCCTCTTCTGGACCATGTTTTTCAATCTCGGGGCCTTTCTGACCTTCTCGCTACTGACCAAGCCCTGCAAAAGAGAGATTGAACAGGCCGACAAGTTTATCAATGCCTTTGAACCAACCAAGGAACCGCCCCAGCGCAAGAGGCTCAGCGGTGCACCTACCCTGGTTGAATTCATCGAACTGATGACCAAGTTTATCGGCGAAAAACAGGCCCACGCCGCCATGGCGGAATACCTTCATGACCGGGATATTGATGAGAAAGGGAGCCTGTCGGAATATGAACTTCCGGCCCTGAAAAGGTTCACGGAACGGACGCTGGCCGGGTCCGTCGGCGCCGCCCCCGCCAGGATCATCATTGAAAACTATCTGGCGACCAAAGGCAGCAAGATGGAGGACGTTTTCGACATCTTTGGAACTGTCACCCTCAGCAGAACAGCCAGTCGCGATCAACTCAGCGTCTTGTATGAATCCGCCCGCCTGGTGGCCAGCGGGGAAAGCCTGAAGATTATCCTGGACAATATTCTTGAACTTCTCCTTCAGCAGTTCAAATTCGACTTATGCGTCGTCCGCTTTCTGGACGACCAGACAAACACCCTGAGTGTGGTCAGCCAGAGGGGCAAAGCACGCACCAGGCGCGCTCTCTCGCCGCGGGGACTGAATCGTGAAACCTGTATCGGCGAAGCGTTTCTGGACAATAAAACCAAAATTGAAAACGACTGCGATTTACTGGACAAGCCGGAAGCCGAAAATATTGCCGGCCCCGAAGGTTTTCAATCCTTCGCCCATGCCCCAATTTCCATCGAAGGGCAGCCCATTGGGGTATTGTCTTGTTTTTCCCGTTCCTCCAAGGGGATATTTACCGAAGAATTCATCGAGCTTTTTGACAGCCTGGCCGGGCAGATCGGCGTTGCCTGGCGTAACGCTCAACAGACTGAAGATCTTATCAAGGCCAAGGAGCATGAACGCGAACTGCAAATTGCCAAAACCATTCAGCTTGGCCTGCTGCCCACAAAAACGCCCCAGATAGACGGAATCAGCCTCGCGGGCTTGTGCGTGCCCGCCCGTCAGGTGGGTGGTGATTACTACGATTTTCTTCCACGGGAAGACGGCAAACTGGATCTGGTGATTGCCGACGTCTCCGGTCACAACATCGGTGCCGCTCTGATAATGGCCGAAACCCGCACATTCATTCAGTCCCGCACCCAGACCATAGGCAACACCAGCGGGGTCATGACGGCCATCAACGAATTTTTTTATGAGGACCTTACTCGCGCCGAGCTTTTCATTACCATGTTTTATGTCAAATACGACCCAACTACCAAAACTCTCATCTATTCAAACGCAGGGCACAACCCCCCACTTATTGCCAACAAGCATCGAGAGACCTGCGAAAGGCTGGACGCCGAAGGACTCATCTTCGGTGTTAAACAGAATGTGGAATTTGAAGAGAAGAAAACCCCTCTGCAAAAAGGGGACGTGCTGCTGATGTACACGGATGGCCTGACGGAGGCAGCCAACGCCGACGGTGAGCTTTTTGGAGAAGAGCGTCTATGCCAACTGCTGGAGGCATCGGAAACCCTTCCTCCGGCTGAGATCATTGAAAACCTGCTGGACCAGATTCGACTGTTCACCGGGAATCGTCATTTTAACGACGATGTATCTCTCGTTGTACTAAAGATCAATGCGTAGGAAAAAAACGAGTCAATTTCCATAAAGTGTCGGATATGTTATAAACATTTCCGTTGGTTATTCAGGCCCATCCATCATCGACAGGAGACGAACTATGATTTTGAACATTGAAGACAAAGGCGCCGTCGTACTTATTGAGATCAAGGAAGAGAGACTGGATGCCCACAACAGCAGCGACCTGAAAGCTCAGATGCTCAATCTTTTTGAGGAGGGCAAGAATGACATTGTGGTGGATCTAGGTGAAGTCCGTTTTGTCGACTCCTCCGGGCTTGGCGCTCTGGTTTCTGGATTTAAAAACGCCAGCGCGCGCAACGGCAATCTCAAACTCAGTGGATTACAACCTCAGGTCCGTTCCATGTTTGAACTGACCCGTCTTCACCGCGTTTTTGAAATTTTCCCGGGAACGGAAGAGGCCCTGAGCAGTTTCTAAACATCCATTTTCCGGGGGGGATTACAATGGAAAAAATAGAGGTGGACATTAAGGTTCCCAATCAGACACGGTACCTGAGCCTGATCGGGAAAATCGGGGAAGGCCTTGCCATGACCCTGGAGCGATACAAGGGAGATCGGGAAGAGCTGGCCTATCACCTGAATCTGGTCCTGACAGAAGCCATGACTAATGCCATACGGCACGCCAACGAAGACGATCCCGGCAAGGAGTTGCACATCACTATCTCCATCATGGAGAAAACCCTTAAAATTCTCGTTTACGACGAGGGACAAGGGTTCGATATCAACTCACTCCCCTCACCTGACTTCAAAAATCTTGATGAACACGGCCGGGGCGTCTATATCATTCGCGCTCTCATGGATCAAGTCGTCTACCGAAAACACGGCAAAGGCCATGTGCTGGTTATGGAAAAGAAGTTTCATTAGCAGGCGAGGTAAGACACAAGTTCAGCATGTCCATGGATGGTGAGATCTCCTGCCATCATCCCTTTATAGGCCACGAATCGGACTCCCGCCCCCCGGGCCGCTTCGTGGTCCAGGTCTGAATCCCCCACAAAGAGCAGATCCCGGCAGGGTAGCCCCAGACGCTCCGCCGCCAGAAAAAGCATATCCGGATAGGGCTTGGGCCTGGGCACGTCCCGACTGGTCACCACCACCTGAAAAAATCGGTCGAGCTCAAAATGGCGAAGAATCTCTTCCATGCTGTTGCCGCGATTGGTCGCGACAGCCAGAGGGAAATTTTGCGCCAATGTTTCGAGGGTTGGGTAAAGGTGGGGCTCTGGGACCATAAAAGGGATAAACTGCCGGTAATCGAGTTGCGAGGCAACCTCTAAGGCAGCATCCACGCGAGCCGTCCCCAAAAGAGCTTTAAAGACCTGCGGGCTGGCTGCCGTGTGGCAAAGATGGGCGCGGCTGGTGTCTTCCGGTGTGACTTCATCGACGCCAAAGTGGGCAAGCACCCGGTTATAGTAAGCCAGGTTGGCAGCCCGGCTTTCAAAAAGAACCCCGTCACAATCAAAGATGAGACCGCTAACCTTGGACATGTCGTTTATTTCCTTGGTGGATAGCCAAAAGGCCCATCACACCGACCAGGACCATCGGCAGGGACAGCAACTGCCCCATGGTGGCACCGGCCCAGAGAAAACCGAGATGTTGGTCCGGTTGCCTGAAAAATTCGACCACGAAGCGAAACAATCCATACAATAGGAAAAAGGAAAAAAAAGGGATGCCGGGACGAGGATTTTTTCGGTGCAATAGCCACAGGACCACAAAAAGGACGAGCCCCTCCAGGAAAGCCTCATAAAGCTGACTGGGGTGTCTGGGCAGCGGACCGGCCTGCGGAAAAACCATGCCCCAAGGCACATCCGTCACCCGCCCCCACAATTCGCCGTTAATAAAATTGCCGACCCGACCCAACCCGAGACCAACCGCAGCGGCAGTGACCAGGATGTCACCAGTCAGCAACACGGAAAGCTGTCGACGCTTGCAAAACAACATCACCGAGACCACCACACCGAGCAGCCCCCCGTGAAAACTCATGCCACCTTCCCATATGGCCAGAATTTCCAGCGGATGCGAAAGATAATAGGAAAATTTGTAAAACAGGGTATACCCAAGCCGCCCCCCCAGGATAACCCCGAGGGCGGCATAGAAGAGCAGATCAGAAACTCCATCATGATCAATCCCCAGACTGCGCCGGCGAGACAAATGCCCGATGATGAAATAGGAAATAATGAATCCCAAAAGGTACATCATGCCGTACCAGCGAACGGCAAGGGGCCCGATTTGAAAAATGATCGGATCTATCTGAGGATAAGTCAACATGGGGCGTCCTTAAATGTTTGTATCATTCCAACAGAACAAAGCCTGATTATTCCGCCTGGGCCGAACTCGAGAGGGTTTCAATCAGACTATTCATATCGGGTGGCACAGGTGCCTCCCATTCTTTGATATCTCCATGCACGGGGTGAGGAAGAACTATCTTCCAGGCATGGAGCATCTGTCGGCCAATAGGCACAGGACCTAGTCGGTCAGGGCCACCATACCGGGTATCCCCGAGAAGGGGGTGTCCGATTTCCTTCAAATGGACACGAATTTGATGAGAGCGGCCGGTTGGGATTTCTACCTCAAGCAACGAACAGTCTGAAAATGACTGCAGAACTCGATAACGCGTCAGGGCTTGTTTACCTCCCTTTTCGACCGACTTCATGAGGTTGTCGGCTCGTCTGCGCGCTAAAAAAGATTGAATTTCTCCTTGGTCCTTCTCAGGGCAGCCATTAACCAGAGCAAGGTACCGTTTTTCAACCTGATGAGAAGCGATGGAATGGGTCAGGTTTTTGTGAGCTTTGCTATGAATAGAAAAAACAAGGACACCTGAAGTATCTCGGTCCAGGCGTTGAGCCATGCCGATTTCAGGTGTATCCTGAGGACGGAAAGGATTGGCCAGGTGTCGCAGAAGGGCCTCATAAAGTGTGCCTTTATAACGCGCGGGAGTGGGCTGGGTTTCGACTCCGGGAGGCTTATTGACTATAACGATATAGGAGTCCTGATAAATTATGTTTTTAGGGTTCAGGGAAAAGATGTCGAGCGGACGCCCATCAACATAAACTTCGATTTGTTCACCCGTCTGAACGGGGTAAGAACATTTTCGAAGTCGCCTGCCGGCGACGTGAACGCCGCCTATATCGATAATTTTACGAATTTTACTACGGGAAAAAGAATCATCCACAGCGGGAATAAATTGATCGATGCGCTGCCCGTGGTGTTCTTTCTGAGGAACAAATCTAAAAACCATAATCAACCCGCGCCAGGGGAAGAATCATTTTTCAAAGCATGAAATGGATTTTCCACCAGCAGTGCACCTGAATCGATCTCGTTTTTACGCCTATTCAAAAGCCCTATCCATGACATATGGACAGGGCTTATTTCGCTGACATACCAACAGAAAAGAACAAATGGTAGATTCACGAGAAGTGATTCACGGCTGTCGTGTCAAAAAATCAATCGGTATTGACTTTTTCTCTGAGTTCTTTGCCCGTTTTGAAAAAAGGAGTTTTTTTGGAGGGAATCTTGACGATTTCACCACTTTTGGGGTTACGGGCTTCGCGGGCATCTCTTTCACGGACGGTGAACGAACCAAAACCGCGAATTTCAACGCGTTCACCATCAATGAGCGCCCCACCAATACTGTCAAAAATTGTATTTACGATCAGTTCGGATTCTTTTTTGTTGAGAGAGGTACTCTCAAAAGACAAACGCTCAATCAATTCACTTTTGGTCATGACAAATGCCTCCTAATTTAAACCTTCCCAGATAAACTGCATCCCGCCAACAGATTGTTCCTGCAATCCTTGACGCATAGAATGAAGGGTTTCTTCCACCAGATAGTTAAACAATTTCGGTTTGGACTCACGGGGATAGATAACACGCGGTTTACCTTCGATCTCGGCCAATTCAGCGGCCAGATCGATGGCGTCCTGCATATTGCCGAGCCTATCCACCAGACCCGCTTCGAGAGCCTGCCTCCCGGTATAAATTCTTCCATCGGCCAGAGTTTTCGCTTTATCAAGGGGAAGGTCTCGCCCTTGGGCCACGGCGGAAACGAATTGGGAGTGTACATCATCAATAAGAGACTGCAGGATCTGCCGATCATCAGGGGTCATGGGGCGGACAGGGGAACCGATATCCTTATGTTCACCACTTTTTACGACCTGACTTTTAAGACCGATTTTCTGAAGAAGTTCCTGAAAATTGGTGAATTCCATAATGACACCAATACTGCCGGTGATGGTGCCGGGGTTGGCGACGATCTGGTGTGCCGGGATGGCTATATAGTAGCCCCCTGAGGCAGCGACAGACCCCATGGACACAACAACGGGTTTTACCTGGGCAAGTTTCTGAACTTCTGTATAGATTTCCTGGGACGGTCCTACCCCGCCGCCGGGAGAATCAACACGCAATACCACAGCTTTCATGCTGCTGTCATCGCGAAGGTGCGTCAGTCGTTGAATAACGTCCTCAGACGTCATGATCGCCCCCTTGACTTCAACCACACCGATCTTTTCGCCGATGGGGAGGGAAGTCGAAGTTCCCGTCATGCTGGATATAAGACCTACAATGATAAGAAAAAAAAGAAAGATGGCTCCAAGGACAATCAGGGCCATCAAAAATGGTCTTTTTTTCATGCAAATCGCCTGAGATGGAGGAGCCCCCGCCTTGACAAGCGGGGGCTCCGGATGGTCATCGTCAGAAAGAATCAGTCTTCAGACTTGTCTTCGCCGGCCTTGTTCAAGGCACCCTGCAGCAAATCCCCGAAGTTGGAGGTTGCACTCTTTTGGGCGCCAAGGAAAGCATCGACCTCGGCTTTTTCTTTCTGGGTAGCCAGATGTTTGATTGAGAGGGCGATTTTGCGATCAGCCGTGTCGACGTTGAGCACAACGGCCTCGATTTCATCCCCGACGTTGGCAAAGCTTTTCGGAGAATCGATCTTCTCTTTGCTGATTTCCGAGACATGGATCAGGCCTTCGATGCCCTCCTCCACTTCGACGAAGATGCCAAAATCGGTTACGGAGGTTACCTTGCCACGGATGATGGTACCGGGTGCGTAGCGGGTAGGGATGGTTTCCCAGGGATCCATGGCCAGCTGTTTGATACCGAGAGAGAATCGCTCGTTTTCGCGATCGATATTGAGAACGACCGCTTTAACGATGTCACCCTTTTTGTAGATTTCAGAAGGATGCTTGATCCGCTTGGTCCAGGAAAGATCAGAGATATGCACCAGGCCGTCAATCCCTTCGTCAACACCAACGAAGATACCGAAATCGGTGATGTTCTTGACCTGCCCTTCGATGACGGTACCGGCGGGGAATTTCTCGCCAATCACATCCCAGGGGTTGGGCTCGACCTGTTTGAGACCGAGGGAAATGCGACGGTTGGGGATATCAAGGGCCAACACGACGGACTCGACTTCGTCGCCAATGCTGAGGACCTTGTTGGGATGCTTGATGCGCTTGGTCCAGCTCATCTCGGAGACATGGATCAGACCTTCAACCCCTTCATCCAGTTCCACAAAGGCGCCATAATCGGTAAGGCTGACAACCTTGCCGGTGACACGCATCCCCACGGGGTATTTAGACTCGACTTCCAGCCAGGGATCAGGCGTGATTTGCTTGAGACCCAGAGAGACCCGCTCTTTTTCGCGGTCAAACTTGAGAACCTTGACTTTGATTTTATCACCGACAGACAGAATGTCGGAGGGATGGCTGACCCGGCCCCAGGACATGTCGGTGATGTGCAGCAGACCGTCGATGCCACCGAGGTCGATAAAGGCACCGTAATCGGTAAGATTCTTGACGATACCTTCGAACACCTGACCCTCTTCCAGCTTTTCGAGAGTATCGGCGCGCAGGTTTTCCCGCTGATCTTCCAACAAAACGCGACGGGAAAGGACGATGTTACCACGACGCTTGTTGAGTTTGATGATTTTGAATTTGTAGGTTTCGCCGATCATCTTGTCCAGGTTGCGCACGGGACGGAGATCGACCTGCGAACCAGGCAGGAAGGCGATCACACCGATGTCGACAGAAAGCCCGCCCTTGATACGAGAAACAATGCGTCCCTCAACATCGGCTCCCTCTTCCAGGGTATTCCATATTTTCATCCGATCGGCTTTTTCTTTCGACAGGCTGATCAGACCGTTTTCGTTTTCTGTACGCTCGATCAAAACATCAAACTGGTCGCCGACTTTAAGGTCAGTCTTCACCTGACCGTTGTCATCAAGGAATTCGGCGATCGGAATAAGTCCTTCCGACTTACCGCCAACATCAACAACCACCGAATCAGGATTGACCTGAACGATGGTGCCGGTGACCACGTTCCCAGCCTTCAATTCCTTCAGGCTGTTCTCAAAAAGAGCTTCGAAGCTTTCTTCCATGCTCCCAAACTCGTCTTCGTTCTCCATCAGTTCGTTTACGTTTTCGTTGTTTTCCACCATTAAAGTGTTACCCCCTAGCGAATTTCCTGTCATTTTTCAGACAGTATGGCCCAAGCCATGACGTCGGAACTTAGCACAAAGTCTTTAAAAAAACAAATCATTTTATTTTTTCAACCCGGAAACCCTATCCACCACTTCATCGATGATCCACTGGGGTGTTGAGGCACCGGCAGTGATCCCTACGGTTTGAACGCCATCAAACCAGGCAGAATCGATTTCGATAGCCGTTTCGACATGATAGGTTCGGGGCTGGATCTCTGAACAGAGTTGGGCAAGGCGGTTGGTATTGGCGCTATTGAACCCACCGATGACCAACATCAGGTCGACCTGTCGAGCAATATCCCGAGCCTCCCCCTGACGGACGGAGGTAGCATCGCAGATCGTATTAAAAACGCGAAGTTCCTTGCTTTTTCGCAAACAGACGTCGACAACCTGGCGCAGATTCTCGAACGGCTGGGTCGTCTGGGCGACCACGCCTATCTTCTTGCTGCGAGGTATCCCTTCAGCCTTCGCCTGATCAGGGACGACGTAAACATCAACGCCTGCGGCATAAGAAACAATACCCTGTACCTCAGGATGCTCCTCTTCACCAACCAAAACAACCACATACCCCTCGGAGCTGAGCAGGGCAGCGTGATCCTGAGCTATTTTGACAAAAGGACAGGTCGCATCCACGACCTCCAACCCCTTGGTGGCAAGGTCGGCCATTTCATCGGCCGTGATGCCGTGGGAACGGACAATGACAGCTCCCTCGTGGATATCCTCCACACGCCCCACCACACTGACCCCCTTTTCTTCCAGTTTTTCAACCAGTTGCGGGGAATGAATAATGGGGCCTAAAGAACAGATGCGTTCGTGGGAGTCAGCAGAATCAAAGGCCATACTGGTGGCTCTTTTGACCCCGAAGCAGAACCCGGCGCTCTTTGCCAGAATGATTTTCATCCGTAGACTGAAGCCTCCTATGCTGTCGCCTGCCGTTGTCGCACGACCCGAAGCATTTCACCCAACACCTCATCGATGGTCATCCGGGTCGTGTCGATAGCAATGGCGTCAGCGGCCTGCAGAAGAGGTGCTTCGGCACGGGCACTGTCATCGGCATCGCGTTTTTCCACTTCGGCGATGGTCTGCTGGAGATCCACCTCAAGCCCTTTGGCCTTAAGCTCTTCATAGCGGCGTCTGCCTCGCTCCGCCGAAGTGGCCACGAGGAAAAACTTGACCTCTGCATCAGGAAAAACCACGGTG from Desulfuromonas sp. KJ2020 encodes the following:
- a CDS encoding HAD family hydrolase, translated to MSKVSGLIFDCDGVLFESRAANLAYYNRVLAHFGVDEVTPEDTSRAHLCHTAASPQVFKALLGTARVDAALEVASQLDYRQFIPFMVPEPHLYPTLETLAQNFPLAVATNRGNSMEEILRHFELDRFFQVVVTSRDVPRPKPYPDMLFLAAERLGLPCRDLLFVGDSDLDHEAARGAGVRFVAYKGMMAGDLTIHGHAELVSYLAC
- a CDS encoding STAS domain-containing protein, giving the protein MILNIEDKGAVVLIEIKEERLDAHNSSDLKAQMLNLFEEGKNDIVVDLGEVRFVDSSGLGALVSGFKNASARNGNLKLSGLQPQVRSMFELTRLHRVFEIFPGTEEALSSF
- a CDS encoding ATP-binding protein codes for the protein MEKIEVDIKVPNQTRYLSLIGKIGEGLAMTLERYKGDREELAYHLNLVLTEAMTNAIRHANEDDPGKELHITISIMEKTLKILVYDEGQGFDINSLPSPDFKNLDEHGRGVYIIRALMDQVVYRKHGKGHVLVMEKKFH
- a CDS encoding RluA family pseudouridine synthase; amino-acid sequence: MVFRFVPQKEHHGQRIDQFIPAVDDSFSRSKIRKIIDIGGVHVAGRRLRKCSYPVQTGEQIEVYVDGRPLDIFSLNPKNIIYQDSYIVIVNKPPGVETQPTPARYKGTLYEALLRHLANPFRPQDTPEIGMAQRLDRDTSGVLVFSIHSKAHKNLTHSIASHQVEKRYLALVNGCPEKDQGEIQSFLARRRADNLMKSVEKGGKQALTRYRVLQSFSDCSLLEVEIPTGRSHQIRVHLKEIGHPLLGDTRYGGPDRLGPVPIGRQMLHAWKIVLPHPVHGDIKEWEAPVPPDMNSLIETLSSSAQAE
- a CDS encoding SpoIIE family protein phosphatase, whose amino-acid sequence is MLPVALVTSVTLAYFGLLFAVAYYADRKRKAGQSIISNSYIYSLSLAVYFTSWTFYGSVGRAATSGLDFLPTYLGPTLIAFSWWIILRKMVRISKEQNIVSIADFIASRYGKSAFLGAVVTIFAVIGIMPYIALQLKAVAYTFDLLSAPPEAIGHGLSDLIPALPPYIDTAFIVALVLTLFGILFGARHLDASERHEGLVAAIALESLVKIVAFVSVGIFVTYGLFDGFSDIFAKFLETFPERKDLILLGTASIPYPMWFSLTFISMMAVMFLPRQFHIMVIENSDEKHIRDAMWRFPAYMFLMNLFVIPIALGGLLLTGGEAAGADYFVVSLPLVTGHPWLAMLVFIGGFSASAGMVMVESVALSTMVHNYLVMPVINRLNFGARDLSRLLINIKRLGIFAVIFLGYLYYRLAGEYSALVNIGLISFMAATQFAPAILGGLFWKRATRKGATAGLIFGFALWFYTLLLPAFVQAGWLENHILTDGLFGLSLLRPQELFGLSGFDKWTHALFWTMFFNLGAFLTFSLLTKPCKREIEQADKFINAFEPTKEPPQRKRLSGAPTLVEFIELMTKFIGEKQAHAAMAEYLHDRDIDEKGSLSEYELPALKRFTERTLAGSVGAAPARIIIENYLATKGSKMEDVFDIFGTVTLSRTASRDQLSVLYESARLVASGESLKIILDNILELLLQQFKFDLCVVRFLDDQTNTLSVVSQRGKARTRRALSPRGLNRETCIGEAFLDNKTKIENDCDLLDKPEAENIAGPEGFQSFAHAPISIEGQPIGVLSCFSRSSKGIFTEEFIELFDSLAGQIGVAWRNAQQTEDLIKAKEHERELQIAKTIQLGLLPTKTPQIDGISLAGLCVPARQVGGDYYDFLPREDGKLDLVIADVSGHNIGAALIMAETRTFIQSRTQTIGNTSGVMTAINEFFYEDLTRAELFITMFYVKYDPTTKTLIYSNAGHNPPLIANKHRETCERLDAEGLIFGVKQNVEFEEKKTPLQKGDVLLMYTDGLTEAANADGELFGEERLCQLLEASETLPPAEIIENLLDQIRLFTGNRHFNDDVSLVVLKINA
- a CDS encoding 30S ribosomal protein S1; translated protein: MVENNENVNELMENEDEFGSMEESFEALFENSLKELKAGNVVTGTIVQVNPDSVVVDVGGKSEGLIPIAEFLDDNGQVKTDLKVGDQFDVLIERTENENGLISLSKEKADRMKIWNTLEEGADVEGRIVSRIKGGLSVDIGVIAFLPGSQVDLRPVRNLDKMIGETYKFKIIKLNKRRGNIVLSRRVLLEDQRENLRADTLEKLEEGQVFEGIVKNLTDYGAFIDLGGIDGLLHITDMSWGRVSHPSDILSVGDKIKVKVLKFDREKERVSLGLKQITPDPWLEVESKYPVGMRVTGKVVSLTDYGAFVELDEGVEGLIHVSEMSWTKRIKHPNKVLSIGDEVESVVLALDIPNRRISLGLKQVEPNPWDVIGEKFPAGTVIEGQVKNITDFGIFVGVDEGIDGLVHISDLSWTKRIKHPSEIYKKGDIVKAVVLNIDRENERFSLGIKQLAMDPWETIPTRYAPGTIIRGKVTSVTDFGIFVEVEEGIEGLIHVSEISKEKIDSPKSFANVGDEIEAVVLNVDTADRKIALSIKHLATQKEKAEVDAFLGAQKSATSNFGDLLQGALNKAGEDKSED
- the sppA gene encoding signal peptide peptidase SppA; this translates as MVEVKGAIMTSEDVIQRLTHLRDDSSMKAVVLRVDSPGGGVGPSQEIYTEVQKLAQVKPVVVSMGSVAASGGYYIAIPAHQIVANPGTITGSIGVIMEFTNFQELLQKIGLKSQVVKSGEHKDIGSPVRPMTPDDRQILQSLIDDVHSQFVSAVAQGRDLPLDKAKTLADGRIYTGRQALEAGLVDRLGNMQDAIDLAAELAEIEGKPRVIYPRESKPKLFNYLVEETLHSMRQGLQEQSVGGMQFIWEGLN
- a CDS encoding integration host factor subunit beta — its product is MTKSELIERLSFESTSLNKKESELIVNTIFDSIGGALIDGERVEIRGFGSFTVRERDAREARNPKSGEIVKIPSKKTPFFKTGKELREKVNTD
- the lgt gene encoding prolipoprotein diacylglyceryl transferase, with product MLTYPQIDPIIFQIGPLAVRWYGMMYLLGFIISYFIIGHLSRRRSLGIDHDGVSDLLFYAALGVILGGRLGYTLFYKFSYYLSHPLEILAIWEGGMSFHGGLLGVVVSVMLFCKRRQLSVLLTGDILVTAAAVGLGLGRVGNFINGELWGRVTDVPWGMVFPQAGPLPRHPSQLYEAFLEGLVLFVVLWLLHRKNPRPGIPFFSFFLLYGLFRFVVEFFRQPDQHLGFLWAGATMGQLLSLPMVLVGVMGLLAIHQGNKRHVQG
- the ispH gene encoding 4-hydroxy-3-methylbut-2-enyl diphosphate reductase yields the protein MKIILAKSAGFCFGVKRATSMAFDSADSHERICSLGPIIHSPQLVEKLEEKGVSVVGRVEDIHEGAVIVRSHGITADEMADLATKGLEVVDATCPFVKIAQDHAALLSSEGYVVVLVGEEEHPEVQGIVSYAAGVDVYVVPDQAKAEGIPRSKKIGVVAQTTQPFENLRQVVDVCLRKSKELRVFNTICDATSVRQGEARDIARQVDLMLVIGGFNSANTNRLAQLCSEIQPRTYHVETAIEIDSAWFDGVQTVGITAGASTPQWIIDEVVDRVSGLKK